In Oxyura jamaicensis isolate SHBP4307 breed ruddy duck chromosome 20, BPBGC_Ojam_1.0, whole genome shotgun sequence, the following are encoded in one genomic region:
- the ZNF341 gene encoding zinc finger protein 341 — MDNQTVLAVQSLLDGQGGVTDPSAPSVSSSTAIQPMDDEDVFLCGKCKKQFNSLPVFMTHKREQCQGSAPSLSTVSLASNSVYTPPITAVQQAPSANRQQISTYITVPPSPLIQTLVQGNILVSDEVLMSAMSAFTSLDQPMPAVQPPVQSSLSMHAGAGYLSQPPPPPPPPPPPPPQPPPPPPPSLGAPGQPSAGGGGVVEVYSAPAPLAANSSVEIQALGMQPYPPMEVPSQCVESPVYPSPPVYSPGKQGFKSKSSSAPAPLTSSGGGNVVGFDSTSAVKSRRSKNESGLQEGKPKSPKLKCTYCDKAFTKNFDLQQHIRSHTGEKPFQCIVCGRAFAQKSNVKKHMQTHKVWPPGLGCTISRSSITVQVMALNPNQTEDEENTGLTQPSRNPAQPPQDMSPMEESEAGKLEAKQVVLIDSSYQCQFCPSKFNTYFQLKSHMTQHKNEQVYKCVVKSCAQTFQKLESFLDHIKSHQEELSYRCHLCSKDFPSLYELGIHQYSHSLLPQHSPKKDVAVYKCVKCVNKYSTPEALEHHLQTATHNFPCPHCQKVFPCERYLRRHIPTHGAGSKFKCQICKKFFRREHYLKLHAHIHSGEKPFKCSVCDAAFNRKDKLKRHMLIHEPFKKYKCPFSSHTGCNKEFNRPDKLKAHILSHSGMKIHKCQYCNKSFSRRAHMIEHQRSHTGNYKYRCPTCSKGFTRHKYMKDHKCRLGSPKDKDLQLRKPQKKRVARGRKVGLSIPNQLALAELKDGAAGESPQGDSPNKEPFQESDAVLSIVVGRSGAADSDLVVPGQPSSITSNLSLAELQAASDGPCTMLAVPVYIQTTE, encoded by the exons ATGGATAACCAGACGGTGCTGGCTGTGCAGTCCTTACTGGATGGTCAGGGCGGCGTAACGGACCCGTCTGCTCCAAGTGTCAGCTCCTCCACCGCCATCCAGCCCATGG ATGACGAAGACGTCTTCCTGTGTGGGAAGTGCAAGAAGCAGTTCAATTCCCTGCCTGTCTTCATGACCCACAAGAGAgagcagtgccagggaagcGCCCCTTCCCTCTCAACAGTCTCGCTGGCCAGCAACAGCGTGTACACCCCCCCCATCACAGCGGTGCAGCAGGCTCCGAGCGCCAACCGGCAG caAATTTCCACGTACATCACCGTTCCCCCATCACCTTTGATCCAGACCCTGGTGCAGGGGAACATCCTGGTTAGCGACGAGGTGCTGATGTCGGCCATGTCCGCGTTCACATCCTTGGACCAGCCCATGCCCGCGGTGCAGCCCCCGGTGCAG AGCAGCCTGAGTATGCACGCTGGGGCTGGTTACCTCTCGcagccccccccgccgccgcctcccccgccgccgcctcctcctcaGCCCCCGCCACCTCCCCCGCCAAGCCTGGGGGCTCCGGGGCAGCCCAGCGCGGGCGGTGGCGGCGTGGTCGAAGTGTAcagtgctcctgctcctctggcaGCAAACAGCTCGGTGGAGATCCAGGCGCTGGGCATGCAGCCCTACCCGCCCATGGAG GTACCAAGCCAGTGTGTGGAAAGTCCTGTGTACCCCTCTCCCCCTGTGTACagtcctgggaagcaggggtTCAAGTCCAAGAGCAGCAGTGCTCCCGCACCTTTGACCAGCTCAGGAGGAGGCAATGTGGTTGGTTTTGATTCCACCTCCGCTGTCAAAAGTAGGCGTTCCAAAAACGAGAGTGGGCTGCAGGAAG GGAAACCAAAGTCCCCCAAGCTGAAATGCACTTACTGCGACAAGGCCTTTACCAAAAACTTtgacctgcagcagcacatcagAAG TCACACAGGCGAGAAGCCCTTCCAGTGCATCGTGTGTGGCCGAGCCTTTGCCCAGAAGTCCAATGTGAAGAAACACATGCAAACCCATAAAGTCTGGCCTCCGGGGCTGGGCTGCACCATCTCCCGCAGCTCCATCACAGTGCAGGTCATGGCCTTGAACCCCAACCAGACGGAGGATGAGGAGAACACAG gTTTGACTCAGCCCTCGAGGAACCCTGCACAACCGCCCCAAGACATGAGCCCCATGGAGGAGAGTGAGGCAGGCAAACTGGAAGCCAAGCAGGTTGTCTTGATCGACAGCTCTTACCAGTGCCAGTTCTGCCCCAGCAAATTCAACACCTATTTCCAGCTCAAATCACACATGACGCAACACAAGAACGAGCAG GTGTACAAGTGTGTGGTGAAGAGCTGCGCCCAGACCTTCCAGAAGCTGGAGTCTTTCCTCGACCACATCAAGAGCCACCAGGAGGAGCTGAGTTATCgctgccacctctgcagcaaGGACTTCCCCTCTCTGTATGAGCTGGGCATCCACCAGTACTCCCAcagcctgctgccccagcacagccccaagaAGGACGTGGCCGTGTACAA ATGTGTGAAGTGTGTAAATAAGTACTCCACCCCAGAAGCCCTGGAGCATCATCTGCAGACAGCAACGCACAACTTTCCCTGCCCTCACTGCCAGAAG GTGTTTCCCTGCGAGAGGTACCTGCGCCGCCACATCCCCACGCACGGTGCGGGCAGCAAGTTCAAGTGCCAGATCTGCAAGAAGTTCTTTCGCCGCGAGCACTACCTCAAGCTGCACGCCCACATCCACTCGG GTGAAAAGCCCTTTAAGTGCTCAGTGTGTGATGCAGCTTTCAATCGGAAAGACAAACTCAAGAGGCATATGCTGATCCATGAGCCTTTCAAGAAATATAAATGTCCCTTCTC AAGCCACACGGGCTGCAATAAAGAGTTCAACAGGCCGGACAAGCTGAAGGCTCACATACTGTCCCATTCAG GGATGAAGATCCACAAGTGCCAGTACTGTAACAAGTCCTTCAGCCGACGAGCCCACATGATAGAGCATCAGCGCTCGCACACCGGCAACTACAAATACCGCTGCCCCACCTGCAGCAAAGGCTTCACGCGCCACAAGTACATGAAGGACCACAAGTGCCGCCTGGGCTCACCCAAGGACAAAGACCTGCAGCTCAGGAAGCCCCAGAAGAAACGGGTGGCACGGGGGCGCAAGGTGGGCCTGTCCATCCCCAACCAGCTGGCTCTGGCAGAGCTGAAGGACGGTGCCGCTGGGGAAAGCCCCCAGGGAGACAGCCCGAACAAAGAACCCTTTCAGGAGTCAGACGCGGTCCTGTCCATTGTGGTTGGTAGATCAGGAGCTGCTGACTCAGACCTTGttgtccctgggcagcccagcagcatcACGTCCAATTTGTccttggcagagctgcaggctgcctcgGACGGCCCCTGCACCATGCTGGCTGTCCCTGTGTACATCCAAACGACTGAGTGA